The genomic window CGGTGACCGCACTGTCGGTCATCGGCCTCGCGGTCGGACTCATCGTCCGCACCCAGCTCGCCGGCGTGCTGACGATGATCGCGGTCCTCATCCTCGAACCGATCGTCGTCTCGTCGATCCAGTTGGTCGGCGGCGGTACTCCGCCGGTCTGGACCCAGTACCTGCCGGTCGCCCTGGCGCAGGGCGTCATCCACGCCGGGACGGGCGGGGTCGGCCTGCCCGTCGTCACCATCGCCCTCGTCGCCCTCACCGCGGCGCTGAGCGTGGCCGCATCCGCAACGCTCGCACGCCGCGACCTCTGAACGGAAAGGAACCACCAGCATGGACACCCAGCTCCAGAACCCGAACCAGCCGCAGCCCCCGAACCGGTCGGAGACACCGACGCCGAGGCGTCGCCGGACCCGCACGGTGATCGCCGTCTCGGTGGTGGCCGCCCTCCTCGCCGGAACCGTCTCCCTCGGGGCCTGGTACCGCAGCACCGACCGGGCCGCGGCCGCTGCGTCCGCATCCGCGCCGCTGCAGGATCGCATGCAGTCCCTCGTCGACGCCGGCTACCCCGCTGCGCTCGCCTCGGCGATCGGACCGGACGGTGAGGCGATCGACGTCGCGGCCGGTATCGGCGACCTCGCGACCGACGAGCCGGCCCCGGTCGACGGCGAGGTGCGGATCGCGAGCAACACGAAGATGTTCGTCTCGACCGTCGTCCTGCAGCTCGTCCAGGAGGGGAAGGTCGCGCTCGACGCCCCGATCGACACCTACCTCCCCGGGCTCATCACCGGCGACGGCATCGACGGCACCCGCATCTCGGTCCGTCAGCTGCTGCAGCACACGGCGGGGCTCCCCGAGTACGCCGACCAGATCGCCGCCGACGCGTTCGCGGCCCAGGAGCGCTACATCTCGCCTCGCGACATGCTCGATGTCGCCCTCGCGAAGCCCGCCGTGTTCGCGCCGGGTGAGCGCTGGGAGTACAGCAACACGAACTACCTCCTACTGGGCCTGCTGGTCGAGGCCGTCACCGATCGAGCGTTGCCGCAGCAGATCGACGAGCGCATCGTCAAACCGCTCGACCTCGAGCACACCTACTTCCCGGCGCCGGGCGAACGCGAGCTGCGCGGTGAGCACCCGCACGGGTACCACGCGAAGACCGTCGGCGACCTCCTTGACATCACGGCCCTCGACTCCTCCTTCGCCTGGTCCGCCGGGGCCATGGTGTCCACACCGCACGAGCTCAACGTCTTCATGCAGGCCCTGCTCGACGGTGAACTGCTGGACGAGGAGAGCCTCGCCGAGATGCAGACCACGGTTCCGGCCGGCGATGAGCTGTGGCCGGAAGCGAGCTACGGACTTGGCCTGCAGCGGTACCCGCTCAGCTGCGGTGGCGCCGCGTGGGGACACGGTGGCGACATCCCGGGGACCCAGACGCGTAACGCGGTCGGTCCCGACGGGACGGCCGTCACCATCGCGGTCACCTCGCTGCCGTGGGCGGTTGTGTCCCCCGACGACCACGAGCGGTTGATGGAGCAGTACCGGATCGTCGTCGACGCGCTCGACGCGACGCTCTGCGAGTGATGACCGGTCTCCACCGCACGTCGAGCGTCGGCTCCCTCCGGGGCCGGCGTTCGACGTGGTTGACTCGACGCATGACCTCTCCCGCACGGCGCGCACCGCTCGCGGACCGCCTGCGCTCGGCTCTCCCGCCGCTCCTGGTGCTCGCCGGTGCGGTGGGCTACCTCGGTGTCGACCCGTGGGTGGGTGGGCTGCATCCGGTGCCAGGCCAGATCCCGGCCTGGGTGCATGCCGGGCTGGTCGTCCTCCAGGCCGTCGCGATGCTGCAGCGCGTCAGGTATCCGGTCGCAGTGTTCGCGGTGGTCGTCGCCCTGGACCTCGTCATCCTCGGCACCACCAGTGGTGAACTCGGCATCGGCTCGCTCGGCGTGATCCTGGCGACGTACGCGCTCGCGCGACGGCGGGAACGGCGGACCGTCGTGACCGCGCTGGTCGTGGGTGCGGCCGCCACGACGATGGTCGGCGGGATCGCGATGGTCCTCGGCTCATCGGAGCAGCCGCTCGTCCTCGTGTTCGCGGTCGTCGCGCGCATCGCGCTGCAGTACGTCCTCCCAGCGGGTGTCGCCGAGTACGCCAGGGGGCGTGAGCGCTTGTTGTCGGCAATCGAGGACCAGGCGCGCATGGCCGAGAACGAGCGTCGGATCAGTGCGCAGAACGACCTCCGGGCCGAACGCACGGCGCTCGCCCGCGAACTGCACGACATCGCCGGGCACCACCTGTCGGGGATCATCGTCAGTGCCCAGGCGGCCAGCGCGCTGGTCGAGCGCGACCCGGAACGCGCTCGGGCGATGCTCCAGACGGTGCAGTCGGACGCACGGACGACGCTCGTGGATCTGCGGCGGACGGTCGGCCTGCTGCGCAGCGATGATGCGGACGTCCAGCGCGGCGGAGACGGATCGACGCTCGGTCCGGCGACAACCCCGACCATTTCGGCGATCCCGGAACTCGTCGAGGCGGCGCGGTCGCGTGGGCAGCACGTCGCGTACACCGTGACCGGTGAGCCTCGGGTGCTGGGTCCGCTCGCGGAGACGGCCGCGTACCGGACCGTCCAGGAGTCGCTCGCAAACGCCGCTCGCCATGCGCCCGGAGCCGTCTGCCGCGTCGCGGTGCGGTTCGAGGTGGACGCGATCGAACTCACCGTGACGAACGCCGCGTCGTCGCAGCGGCCTGCTTCACCGTCGCGCGACGGCTACGGCCTCTGGGGCATGCGCGAGCGCGCCGAACTCATCGGAGCGCGTTTGACCTCGGCACCGACGGACGAGGGCGGGTGGCGCAACCGCCTGACCATCCCTGACGAGCACCGTCCCGACGAGCACCGCCCCGAGGAGCACCGTCCCGACCAGCATCGGAGTGATTCATGATCCGCCTCCTCATCGCCGACGACCAGGCGGTCGTCCGCGCCGGCCTCTCGGTGATCCTCGGCGCCGAGCCCGACATCGAGGTCGTCGGTGAGGCGATCGACGGTGCCGACGCGGTGCGCTTGGCGAAGGAACTGCGGCCCGACCTGATCTGCATGGACATCCGGATGCCGGGCACGGACGGGATCGCGGCGACCCGCACGATCACGGCGGACCCTGAGCTCGACGCCGACGTCCTCATCCTCACGACCTTCGACGTCGACGCGGACGTGTTCGCCGCCCTCGAGGCCGGTGCGGCAGGCTTCCTCCTCAAGGGCGCCGATGAGGCGACGCTGCTCGCCGCGATCCGGTCCGTCGCAGCGGGGGAGGGGACGCTCGACCAACGCCTCACCCGTCGCATCCTCCGCGAGTTCTCAGAGCGCCGACGGGAGACGCCCGCGGCCGCGATGGCACCGGCGGAGTCGCCGCTCACCGATCGCGAATTCGAGGTCCTCGACCTCCTGTCGCAGGGCTTGTCCAACGCCGAGATCGCCGAGCGACTCTTCGTCGAGCCCACCACGGTGAAGTACCACCTCGCCGGTCTGCTGCAGAAGACCGGAGCGCGCGACCGCCTCCAGGCCGTGTTGTGGGGGATCCGCGCGGGGCTCATCGACCCGCGGTGAGCGCTGGGTGGCGATGGTGCGGGCGCTATGCGTCGCCTGGTGCGCTGAGCCCCGAGGACGCGAGACGACCGGGAACGGCAAGGGAGGACCGGCAGGCGTTCACGGCTGTACGTCGCACTGCTCATCACAGCGCCGGACACGGTGGTCTCTCCAACACCTATAGCGGTCGCAGTTCCCGCGCCGAAGCCGTGCCATCGGCGCGGGAACTGTTGCGTTACTTGAGCCCGACGGGCCCGTAACCCCTCGACCCGGTCTCCCAGACGTTGAAGGCTCCTGATCCTGCACTCCCTGCACCCACGACCGTGATCCCGGTACTGCTGGCAGTGATCGGGGTGGGGTCGCGGAAGGTGTCGCCACCGTTCTCCTCAGTACTGAGGAGCCAGTAAGTGCCGGGGGCGAGGTTCACTCCTGAAGAGAGGGTGCAGTATTTCAGACCGTCAGAATCGGTTGTCAGCGTGGGGTAGACCACACAGCGAGCGACGACGGACTTGTCGGAGTCTCGATAGAGGTTGATCGAGTGGGGACGGTAGTCGCCGGCTGTGGCGTATCGTCCCAGCCCCGTCACCGTGCGGCTGCCTGAGAGCGTGAGCTTGATTCCCGCCTGGACCGTCACATCGTTGCGGCTGGCACCGATCGGTGCGCCATAAGACAGGGCGGCGGGGGCGGTGGTGGGTGTCTTCGACGTCGGAGCGGCAGCGACTGTGGTGGAGGTGACGGTGGCCTGCGCGATGTCCTTCATGCTGTAGGCGGACGTCGTTCCGCCGAGGGTGGGCTGGTTGTAGCTGTTTCTGAGCAAGAGTCCGGCGAGTTGGCCTGAGCCTCCCGTCTGGTCTGCTCGGATGCCCGCGGCGTTGATGGGGTTGCTTCCAGGGCTGCGACCCCAGCGGGAGATCGTGGTGTTCTCGACGTTGATGTCGGTCATGGCGCCGTTGCCGGAGTTGTCGAAGAGCATCAGCCCGGCGCCGTCGGTGAGGTCGATCGTGGAATTCGTGAGGCTGATGTTGTCGCCGACGCCTTCGAAGTCGAATCCTGCTCCGTCGTAGTCGTTTGCCGCGTTCCGGCTGACGTTGCGAATGTGTATGAGGTTGAAGGAAACATCTCGGCTGTAGGCGACGACGAGGCCCGCAGTGCCGTAGTTGTTGACTGCTCCGCCTGAGTCGAAGGCGCGCAGGTTGGAGAATGAGCCACCGTTGACGAACAACACGTTGAACCCCCAGAGTGCCCCGTTGATGACTTGGAGGTTGTCCATCGTGACGTTGCGGATCCATTGGTGGCTGCCCTGTTCGGACATCTGGAATCCATCTGAGTTCGTGACCAGCCCCCCGAACCAGGTTGCCGCGCCCACATCGCTGAAGGTGGAGTTGGTGACGCTGAAGCCGGTCAGAGCGGTCTTGCGGCTGGGCGGGTTCGCCTTGTTCGTCTTCGAACCATCCGCGGCCGAGTCGTAGGTCTTCACCACGATCGCTGCCGACGTGTGGTTGTACAACGAATAGTTGCTGTTGAAGGTCGGGGTCAGGCTACTGACCTGCACGGAATCGATGGCGACATCCTGGCGGTTCGAGACGTTGCTGTACGAGAGTGCAATGCCCTCGTAGGCGTTGGATACGGCAATGTTGTTGATTCGCCAGTATCCGACTCCGTCGAGTTTCACGCCCTGGCTGTCGAGGACACCTGGTGAGATCAGCGGGAGACTGCCAGAACCATAGGCGGACAGTGTGATGGGCGCACCGGCCATTCCGCTTTCCGTGAAGACGAGTCCTCCGCCTGTCCAGGTGTCTCCGCGCTTGAGCAGTAGCTGATCGCCTGGTTGGAAGGTCCTGGAGTTGAGCGAGTCGAGCGTCTTCCAGGGTGACGACGAGGAGGTGCCTGTGTTGGTGTCCGAGCCTGAGGACGAGCTGACGTAGTAGACGGTGCCCGCCGCTTGAGCCGGACTCGCGACGATGACGACGCCCAGCGCCGAGATGATGGCCGCCGCGGCTATGACGGCGACGGATCGAAGCATTCTTTTCACCGATGTCCTCTTCCTTGAGGTCTTCGAGGCCTGTCTCGTTGACCGGTCTCAACATCAAGGTGTACAGCAGTAGGTGAAATTGTTCAATAGATCATGATGGCAAGCAAGACATTGCCTAGCGGTTCCATCCAGGTCCGCCGGCCGAAGACGACCGTCTGCACCCGAAGGCGCTGACGATCGTTCTCGGTTCAGGTCGAGGATCGCGAAACCACGTGGGGCGTGAAGAGCTCACCACTCACAACGGGGTAGTCCTTGGAGAGTGCCAGCTCGGCCGCGAGATGGCCGAGCTCGTACCGCGGCTGGTGGACTGTCGTCAGTGAAACGGGGGCAATCTCCGCGCCCTCGATATCGTCGTAGCCGATGATCGCCACCTCGCCCGGGATGCGGAGGCCCGAACGAAGCGCCTCGGTCTCCAGTGCGAGAGCGATGACGTCGTTGGCGCAGACGACTGCGATCGGACGGGGTGTCCGGTCGAGGATCGCGCGCGCCGCAGCGGACCGCGCTCGGGGGGAATTGGAGGCGGCGTCCACGCGCAGGATCCCGTCAGGATCGAGACCGGCGGCTTTGTAGGCTGCACAGCAACCTGCGAAGCGCTCGTGGATTTGTGTCTCGGCCTCGGGTGCCCCCAGGAAAGCAACCTGCCGATGGCCGCGCTCGAGCAGATGCTCCATGGCGAGGACTCCGCCGCGGTAGTCGTCGACGTCGATCGCTGGATATGGATGATCGGGCAGGTGGCTTCCGAGTGTGACAACCCGAACCCCGGATTGCTGGAGGGTGTGTAGCAGGTTCTCATTCGTCGTGGACGCAACAGCGATCACGGCGCTGACGCGCATTTCAGAAAGAGCCTTCGCGTAGTGTCGCTCTCGCTCGAGGTCGCCCTCGGTGTTGCATGAGACGACGACGTGACCGTGCGCGATCGCAACATCCTCGATGCCACGCGCCACCTCGAGGAAGAACGGATTGCCGCTGTCGGGCACGATGAACGCGATCACGTGGCTTCGCCCGCCCCGCATGACCCTGACGGCGACATTGGGAACGAACTGCAGCTCTTCGATAGCTGCATCAATGCGTTTGCGTGTCGATTCGGCGAGAGGCTTGGTGCCGTTGAGGTAGTTCGACATCGTGCCGATGGAAACGCCGGCTACGCGTGCCACATCGCGAATCGTGCTCTGCGCTGCCATCGCGGCCTCCTCATGTGAACAGTTTCAACCTAGTACACGCCCCGACTTGACACGTTGCGGGTCGAGACCATAGCGTCGCGTGCAGCAGGTGAACCATTTCACCAACCACAGCAAGGGAGCATGACAATGACGTTACGCATGACCAGGCGTTTGGCTGCCGCCATCGCCGCGGCTACAGGCTCGGCCCTTCTCCTCGCCGGTTGCGTGGGCGGGTCAGGCGGAGCAGACGCCACGACCGCTGACGGACCCCAAACCGTCACATGGTGGACTTGGAACGCCATCAGCCCTGATGACACGATCAAGCAGTTCGAAGACGCCAACCCGAACATCACCGTCGACTACAAGCTCTACAGCTACAGCGACTATGTCACCGCGATCCGCACGGGGCTGACGTCCTCGGACGGCCCAGACGTATTCCAGCTCCAGCCTGGTGACCTCGTCACCAATCTGGGTCCCCTGGCCCTCCCGCTCGACGACGACCTCGCCGCGAACGGCGGCACCGACAACATCAACGCCGCAGGTCTCGCGCAACTGCAGCTCGACGGCAAGCAGGTGGCCCTGCCGTCCTACATGAGTGGTGCCGGCCTGATCTACTACAACGCTTCGATCCTCGATCAGCTCGGTGTGTCTGTACCGAAGAACTTCGACGAGTGGAAGGCCGCATGCGCCACGATCGAAGCCGCCGGCTACGACTGCCTGGCGCACGGCGCCAAAGACGCCTGGGCGAATACTGACGTTTACCTGTCACTCATCAACAGCATCGACCCCGGCATCGTCTACGACGCGATCGAGGGCAAAGCCGACTGGACCGGAGACAGCTTCATTCAAGCCATGCAGGCTTGGAGTGATCTGTTCACCTCAGGCATCATTCCCAGCGGCTCGACTGCCGCGGCAGAATACCCCGACGCGTTCGGCGACCTCCTGACCAAGAAGGCGGCGTTCATCGCACTGGGCACCTGGAACACGCCTGGCACGATGACGAAGGAGGGTATCGAGGTCTCTCAGGGCACCGTGACCGAGCCGATCGACAGCGTGTACCTCTCCGCGCCGTTCCCCGCCCCCGTGACAGGGGATGAACCGACAGGTCTCTTCGGCGGTCCAGACAACGGTTGGGCTGTCTCGGCCAAGAGTGACGCGCAGACCGCCGCCCTGAAGTTCCTGAACTTCCTCTCACTCGGCGGCGGTCAGAACATCCAAGCCGCGAACGGCAACTTCCCGGCCGTCCTCGATGTGCCCGTCGCCACCGATGACGTCATCGACCAGCGCCAGGTAGCCGACATCGAAAAACAACAGTCGGACTTGCAGAACCTCGTCGGAGCCCGACAGCTCCCGTACGCGGACCTCTCGACCGCGTTGGGGGACGCGCTCTCCGCGGTCGCTGCGGGAACCGCATCGCCCGCAGATGCCATGGCGCAGGTCCAAGCGGTATCCGCGTCGCTGAGCCGCTAGTCCCGACTGAGGGTGCCTCGGTGCCGAGGCACCCTCAGTCCCTTTCGAAAGTAGCCCAGTGAATTCACGACGCGTAGCGTTGAGCTCGTATCTCTACCTGCTCCCCGCTCTCATCCTTGTCGTCGGCGTCGTCCACGTCGGCATCGTCGCCAATGCGTACTACTCCACGTTGGACTGGAACGGGGTGTCTCCCGACGCCTCGCAGGTCGGCGTCGGCAACTACGTCAAGCTCCTTCAAGATCCGGTTTTCTGGACTGCGCTTCGCAACACCTTCGCCTTCGCGGTAGCCACCATCGCGCTCCAGATGCTCTTCGGGTTCGTGCTCGCGACCTTGGTGCGCACCCGCACCGTGCTGCGGGGGCTGCTGCGGACGCTCGCCTTCGTTCCGGTGGTTCTCGCGCCCGCTGTCGTTGCGACGTCCTTTCGGTTTCTCCTCACCCCTGACGGGTCGATCAACGACCTACTGTCGATCGTGACCGGGCAGAACATCGAGCAGGCTTGGCTGGCCGACCCCAATACCGCACTCACTGCGATCATCCTCATCAACGTGTGGCAGTACACCGGATACAGCTTCCTCATCTACGACGCGGCGATGGGGCAGATCGACACGTCAATCATCGAAGCCGCGCGGATCGATGGCGCCTCGAGTCTCCAGCTTCTCCGCCTTATCGTGGCGCCGCTGCTGTCGGGCTCGCACCTTGTTCTCGTGGTACTCGGTGTTATCAGCGCGCTGAAGACCTTCGACCTCGTCTACCTCACCACAGCGGGCGGCCCGGGAACGAGCACGCAGGTGCTCACGGGCTACATCTACCGACAAGTGATCGAGCAGTTCCATGCCGGTTACGGCGCGGCGCTGTCGATGGCACTCGTGGTGCTCGCCCTCATCTTCGCTGTCCTGCAGGTGCGCCTCACGTCCAGGAAGGTCAACTGATCATGTTCTCCCATCAACGAATCGCGGGCCGGATCATCAGCCAAGGACTGGTCATCATCGCGTTGGCGCTGCTCATCGCGCCGCTCGTGATGATCGTAGTCACGTCAGTTCAGGGCCAGGGGCTGGACAACTATTTGGTCGTCGTCTCCACGACACCATTCCTGAGATTCCTGCTCAACAGCGTCATCGTGAGCGTGAGCACTGTCGTTCTCGTACTCGTGTGCTCCATCGCGACCGCCTATGCTGTCGCCACACTCCGGCCACGTGGTTCGAGTGTTGCGATGGTGCTCATCCTCGGCGGCATGACACTCCCCGGAATCGCACTCGTGGTGCCGTTGTTTTACGCGGCCCAGTTACTCGGGTTCTTGAACACCTACTGGGCCGTGATCGTACCGCTGACCGCGATCTCGATTCCGTTTGGGGCGCTGGTCGCCACCAATTACGTGCGCGGACTACCCGTAGAACTGTATGAGGCAGCTCGTGTCGACGGAGCCAGTAACTGGACCTACTTCGTGCGCATCCTGATCCCGCTGGCCCGTCCCATTCTCGCTGTGGTGGCGATCTTCACGTTTCTGAGCGCCTGGAACGAGTACCTCCTCCCGCTCATCCTCGTGCAGAACACCGACCTGCAGGTTCTCACGCAGGTGCCCACCTATTTCCAGAGTCAGCGGCTCGTGGACACTCCCAAGATCTTTGCCGCGAGCGTGCTCATCAGCCTGCCCGTTGTACTCGCCTACGTCCTCATGCAGCGGCTGTTCCGGCAAGGCATGTCCGCCGGCGCCCTGAAATAAGCCCTCGACCAGGAGAATCCCTTGACACGTCCGAAAGTTCTCGCTTACTACTTCCCCAATTGGCATGCGGACCCGCGTAACATCGCATGGTTCGGAGACGGTTGGGACGAATGGAAGCTGCTGGACGCCGCCCAGCCGCGCTTCCCTGGGCACCGCCAGCCGCGCATTCCTCTGGCGGGGAGGACGGACGGGGCCAATCCCGCCGTCGCGGAGGCGGAGATAGACATCGCTGCCGACCACGGCGTCGATGGGTTCCTTGTCGACTACTACTGGTACGACGACGGCCCCTATCTCTCTGGCGAGCTGGACAACGGCCTCCTCCAGGCCCGTAATCGAGACCGCGTCGACTTCGCACTGATGTGGGCCAATCACGAACTGGTCGACATCTTCCCGTACTCCTCGACCGACCGGAGCCGGGCGCCTCAGTTGAAGAACGGCGCCGTCGACCGAGCCGCCTTCGAACGCATGGTGGACCACATCATCGAGAAGTACTTCGTACAGTCGAACTACCTCACTGTCGACGGCCGGCCCTGGTTCTCTCTCTACGAGATCGGCAACTTCATCGCTGGATTGGGCGGCGTCTCGGACGCCGCCGACGCGCTCGGATGGTTCCGTGATCGCGTCGTCGCCGCCGGGTTCCCCGGTCTCCATCTCGACGCCGTGGTCTGGGGGTTCGGCGTTCTCCCCACCGCGATCACCGTGCAGGACCCCGCAACGCTCATCAGCCAACTCGGATTCGACAGCGCGACCTCTTACGTCTGGGTGCACCATGCGGACATGGCCGCTCAAGGTTTCCCGGAGGGTGACCCCGCAGAACTCGCCGAGCTTGCGTTCGACGACTACGAACGGCTCGCGGCAGAACTGCCGGTGCCGTTTCACCCCAACGTCACCGTCGGCTGGGACTCCACCCCACGCATCTCGGCCGATGTCGAATTTCGCGGCGGCACATACCCCTTCTTCCCGGTCTTCGACCAGGATCCCACCCAGTTCGCCGCAGCCCTCAAACGAGCCCACGAGTTCATCGCGCGACACCCTAACGATCATCCAATGATCACCATCAACGCCTGGAACGAATGGACGGAAGGCTCCGCTCTCCTCCCCGACACCACACACGGGATGGCCTTCCTCTCGGCCGTACGCACGGAATTCGGCATCGATGCCGGTCAAGAAAGCCGCGTGCGATGAACCGAGTCGAGCAATGGACCCGTCACGAGGTGCAACTGACGAGCACGCAGGAGTACGCCCACCCCGACACAGATGTCAGCATCACGGCCCATTTTCGGGGACCGAGCGGCCAAGTCATCGAGCTTCCCGGCTTCTGGGATGGAGGAGACGCCTTCGCCGTTCGCTTCGCTCCCACCGAGACAGGCCGCTGGACCTACACGGTTACGGCGAGCGATGAGACCAACGCCGGTCTGCACCGCGTGACGGGCGAACTCGACGCTGTTCCCTACACGGGCGACCACGCCATCTACCGCCATGGGTTCATCCGCGAATCCGACGACCGTCGAGCATTCGTCTACGCCGACGGAACCCCGTTCTTCTGGCTCGGTAACACCCACTGGCAAGCGGCCAACTACGAACGCCTTGACACCAGCAACAATCCTTACGCGGCGGGCACCAGTCAGTTTCATTCCGTAGTGGACAGTGATCAGGCGCGCGGCTTTACCGTCTATCAGACCTATCCGGACGCCGCCGTCAACGACGGTGGCGGAAACGTTCCGGTCGTCAACTGGTGGGCTGCGGAGTACACCCATCTCGACCCGGACGCATTCCGCGATCAATTCGACGTCATGATGGACTACATCGCGGACCAAGGCATCGTCATCGCCCTGGGCCTCGGTGTCCACACTCAGAGCGGCCAGATCGGCCCCGTGGCGATGACCCATTTCACCCGCTACGTCCTCGCTCGGTACGCAGCCCACCCCATTATCTGGATCACTGGGCAAGAGGTCGATATCGAAGATGAAACGGCAAAACTGTCGACATGGCAGGCCGTTGCCGAGACGATCGCAGCCAACGACGGCTACCACCGCCCGCTCGGAGCGCACATGTGGGCGATCGGAGAGCCCAAGGTGTTCGGTGACCAGCCCTGGCACACCTGGTACCCCACGCAGGGTGGCCACGACTCCATACGCACGCAAGAGCACTACCGCTCGTACTGGGACGAGAGACCCACGAAGCCCTTCCTCGAGACAGAAGCGAACTATGAGGACATCTGGGCAGTCACGGTCGACGACACCCGTCACTCCGCCTGGAAGGCTCTCCAATGTGGAAGTTATGGCTACACCTACGGGGTCGCCGGGGTGTGGGCCATCAAGTGGGACTATGACGTTCCTGGGTGGGACGACTTCCAGAACGGAATCCCGTGGTTCGACGGGATCCGCAAACCAGGCGGGGACCAGATGGGCATACTCCGCCGCTTCTACGAGACGCTAGGGGATTGGCAGCGCCTCCTGCCCCGGTATGGGGACCACACCTTCGGGACCTTCGCACATCCTGAGGAATCCGTCCTCTCCAGCGACGGGAACTCGCGCTACGTCGTCTACTTCTACCAAGACGACCTCGCCACGGGCAGCCTTCATGGACTCGGCGAAGTACCCTACCTCGCCCGGTGGTTCGACCCCGCAACCGGCGAATGGACAACCATACCCGGCGATGTCGACGCACCCGCTGGTACATGGGCGATCCCCGACAAGCCCGATCGTCACGATTGGGTCTTAGTCGTGGAGGCCGCAGATATGAGTAGAAGACGACTCCCGGAGCGGAGGAACAGCTAGGAGACCTCGTCCAACAAGATGTTCGAGATCGGCCGGAACTTCCGCGATGGAGGCATCGACGCGACCCGCAATCCCGAGTTCACGGCGGTGCAGGACTATCGCGCCTACGCCGACTAAACCGAGATGGGACATCTCGCGCAGCGATTCATCACGCGCATATCGGTGTGCATAGAAGATCAGCACTGGCCGTCCTCGCAGTCCACCGGCTTCGACGAGCCGGTGCGCCTCGGCGACGTCCTCGAGCGGCGGCACACGCGTTCTGTGATCGCGGTCGGGTGCACGCTGACGACGCTTTCAGCGACAGGTTCAGCTCGCGGGCACTCCGAGCGCCGCGCGGAGCTGCGCTTTCGCTCTCGCGTATCGGGTGCGCGCAGTCGAGTCGGCGATGCCGAGCAGTCCAGCGGCCTGCACGATCGTCAAACGCTCCCAGTGGATCAGCCGCACCAGTTCACCCAGGTCAGGGTCCAAACGGCCGATCGCATCTCGGATCTCCGCACCGTCATCGGCGGCCGGCGCGACGACGGGCATCAGCGCATCACCGCGGATGCGGTCGGCCAACGCCCATCGGCGGCGCTGCCCGCGAGAGTGGTTCAGCAGTGCGGTGCGGGCGATGCCGAAGAGCCACATACGTGCCTGCTCCGCGTCGAGGGGAAGGTCGTCGACGCGGCGCCATGCGACGACCATCGTCTCTCCGATGAG from Plantibacter flavus includes these protein-coding regions:
- a CDS encoding carbohydrate ABC transporter permease translates to MFSHQRIAGRIISQGLVIIALALLIAPLVMIVVTSVQGQGLDNYLVVVSTTPFLRFLLNSVIVSVSTVVLVLVCSIATAYAVATLRPRGSSVAMVLILGGMTLPGIALVVPLFYAAQLLGFLNTYWAVIVPLTAISIPFGALVATNYVRGLPVELYEAARVDGASNWTYFVRILIPLARPILAVVAIFTFLSAWNEYLLPLILVQNTDLQVLTQVPTYFQSQRLVDTPKIFAASVLISLPVVLAYVLMQRLFRQGMSAGALK
- a CDS encoding glycoside hydrolase family 99-like domain-containing protein; the protein is MTRPKVLAYYFPNWHADPRNIAWFGDGWDEWKLLDAAQPRFPGHRQPRIPLAGRTDGANPAVAEAEIDIAADHGVDGFLVDYYWYDDGPYLSGELDNGLLQARNRDRVDFALMWANHELVDIFPYSSTDRSRAPQLKNGAVDRAAFERMVDHIIEKYFVQSNYLTVDGRPWFSLYEIGNFIAGLGGVSDAADALGWFRDRVVAAGFPGLHLDAVVWGFGVLPTAITVQDPATLISQLGFDSATSYVWVHHADMAAQGFPEGDPAELAELAFDDYERLAAELPVPFHPNVTVGWDSTPRISADVEFRGGTYPFFPVFDQDPTQFAAALKRAHEFIARHPNDHPMITINAWNEWTEGSALLPDTTHGMAFLSAVRTEFGIDAGQESRVR
- a CDS encoding DUF4038 domain-containing protein; translation: MNRVEQWTRHEVQLTSTQEYAHPDTDVSITAHFRGPSGQVIELPGFWDGGDAFAVRFAPTETGRWTYTVTASDETNAGLHRVTGELDAVPYTGDHAIYRHGFIRESDDRRAFVYADGTPFFWLGNTHWQAANYERLDTSNNPYAAGTSQFHSVVDSDQARGFTVYQTYPDAAVNDGGGNVPVVNWWAAEYTHLDPDAFRDQFDVMMDYIADQGIVIALGLGVHTQSGQIGPVAMTHFTRYVLARYAAHPIIWITGQEVDIEDETAKLSTWQAVAETIAANDGYHRPLGAHMWAIGEPKVFGDQPWHTWYPTQGGHDSIRTQEHYRSYWDERPTKPFLETEANYEDIWAVTVDDTRHSAWKALQCGSYGYTYGVAGVWAIKWDYDVPGWDDFQNGIPWFDGIRKPGGDQMGILRRFYETLGDWQRLLPRYGDHTFGTFAHPEESVLSSDGNSRYVVYFYQDDLATGSLHGLGEVPYLARWFDPATGEWTTIPGDVDAPAGTWAIPDKPDRHDWVLVVEAADMSRRRLPERRNS
- a CDS encoding amino acid--tRNA ligase-related protein; amino-acid sequence: MFEIGRNFRDGGIDATRNPEFTAVQDYRAYAD
- a CDS encoding RNA polymerase sigma factor; translation: MKRAHVRITTALSESSADLLAYLQRRVGFDEASDLIGETMVVAWRRVDDLPLDAEQARMWLFGIARTALLNHSRGQRRRWALADRIRGDALMPVVAPAADDGAEIRDAIGRLDPDLGELVRLIHWERLTIVQAAGLLGIADSTARTRYARAKAQLRAALGVPAS